In the genome of Gemmatimonadota bacterium, the window CTTATAGATTTAACGACAAAAAAATCAGTACAATATTTGCAACACAATGTTCAATTTACATCCCAAAATATGAACATGCTGTTCTTCATTAAGTGCGAAAAAATCTACTCACAGCGTGCGTTTCTGTGCAAAAAGCCATTTCATAAAAACCGGCTCGGGATCACAGCGATCGCTGCTGAGTTGGGTGCTGCCATTGTCGGCACCGGTAATCATTTTCATAGCAACACCATGTCCATCACCAGCCCAGATCGTGAACTTCATATTCCCACCCAATTTCTTTATCTCTCCAAAAAGTTTTTGAGCGCGGTCGAATGGACAGACCTTATCCTGATCCCCGTGGAAAGCCCATATCGGAACATCTTTAATCACTGACGCATCGATAAATTCTTCTGTCTGAGGCAAACCCGTTCCAGCTGAAGGGGCTGCCGCTGCGAAATAATGGGGATCAATTTGTAAAAAGACATGGGTACCGTGCCCCCCCATGGAGTGCCCCAGAACGTATATTCTATCCATATCAACGGATGGTAATGTTGCAATGAAATCCTTGATCTTTTGAAGGTCTTCTGCGTTCCACAAATGACTGACTTGCGGGGCGAGCACATAAGAGGGATAATCTTTTCGCCTCTGCTCGTCTGCAAGAAGTCTATTCCAGCCACGCAATTGTTTTCGATTATCTGTCCCCCGGCCACCGCCACCATGCAATGAAACGATAACAGGGTAGCGCTTGTCCGCATCAAAATCTATGGGCTTCAACAGCCGATATGGCATCTCGTTGAAAACGTGAGGTTCATAAAGTTCAACCCATTCATTCCCATCGGGTTGTGCATCTGTTTCTGATGCGGTAACCAACGAGCAAACCATGGTCGCAACAACTGCGTCCCAAAAATATCTCTTCAACTGCAAGGGTTGGTTCATGTCCTAATCCTTTCTTTTTTTGTTGTCAGGGTTCACCGATTGACCGACACCTCAATGGCCATCTTATCTCCAGCAGTTAAGACCACTTCTTCTTTCAGGGTCAGACTCACTCTATCGTCGCTAAATGAAGCAGTAGTACTGACTACCTCCCCACCGATAGAAGCAACAACCGATTGTACATGCCGACCTTCGGGCACTTCAAATTCAAATATCCGAATGGGCAGACGCCCCCATTCAACGCTTAACTCCATAACCTGCATTTCCACATCTCGTCTCTGCTTGAACAGACCCCATCCTTCGGCTGCAGCAAAAAAGGATACGTGATCATCGGATTTCCATACAGGTGCAAAGCCTATTCGCGCTTTGGGACCTTCATATACAAAACCCTGGCAAGCGAGCAACAACGACCACACACTCATCGCCCGTGCATAAAATTTGCCGCATTCATCATCGCCAAACGGATTCCCACTATATCCCCACGACGCT includes:
- a CDS encoding alpha/beta hydrolase, which codes for MNQPLQLKRYFWDAVVATMVCSLVTASETDAQPDGNEWVELYEPHVFNEMPYRLLKPIDFDADKRYPVIVSLHGGGGRGTDNRKQLRGWNRLLADEQRRKDYPSYVLAPQVSHLWNAEDLQKIKDFIATLPSVDMDRIYVLGHSMGGHGTHVFLQIDPHYFAAAAPSAGTGLPQTEEFIDASVIKDVPIWAFHGDQDKVCPFDRAQKLFGEIKKLGGNMKFTIWAGDGHGVAMKMITGADNGSTQLSSDRCDPEPVFMKWLFAQKRTL